A region of Sparus aurata chromosome 8, fSpaAur1.1, whole genome shotgun sequence DNA encodes the following proteins:
- the prr5l gene encoding proline-rich protein 5-like isoform X1 produces the protein MMGSFRRPRPRFMSSPVLSDLARFHASSPSLQISNTRVWNSVQSAVIKVFQGGALQTNELYTLNESIRWLLKTEMGSFITDYFQNQLLTRGLSEVLDQVLVHSGDEQLAVLADMWDRFFTEILPTLQAIFYPVQGQELTVRQMALVAFRDLVLLKLHLEETLGAAASVPPPVTQMLLVLQGVHESAGPSLEYYQLERLVEIVVSPYLSNVLHNRQQLLLESRHLRSSGSLLGDQSQPEITVTQHHNSSDSSSLAPLVEQEGEAYLEKSGGVRRHTVANVHSDVRLLSASGRMHAGTEKDDGVGGEEGGVGFLVGGGPMSPRPFSSQPDMMEAPRGGVIC, from the exons ATGATGGGATCTTTCCGGCGTCCCAGGCCGCGCTTTATGAGTTCTCCGGTTCTGTCAGACCTGGCCCGGTTCCACGCCAGCTCACCTTCACTACAGATCTCCAACACCAGAGTGTGGAACAG CGTCCAATCAGCTGTCATCAAGGTGTTCCAGGGTGGAGCGCTGCAGACTAACGAGCTGTACACGCTTAACGAGAGCATCAG GTGGCTCCTTAAAACAGAGATGGGCTCCTTCATCACAGACTACTTCCAG aaccAGCTGCTGACTCGAGGTCTGTCTGAAGTTCTGGATCAGGTCCTCGTCCACTCTG GTGACGAGCAGCTCGCCGTCCTCGCCGACATGTGGGACAGATTCTTCACAGAGATCCTCCCCACGCTGCAGGCCATCTTTTACCCCGTCCAG gggcAGGAGCTCACGGTGAGGCAGATGGCTCTGGTGGCCTTCAGAGACCTGGTGCTGTTGAAGCTCCACCTGGAGGAGACTCTGGGTGCTGCAGCCTCCGTCCCTCCGCCTGTCACACAgatgctgctggtgctgcag ggTGTCCATGAGTCTGCTGGTCCCAGTCTGGAGTATTACCAGCTGGAGCGCCTGGTGGAGATCGTCGTGTCTCCGTATCTCAGCAACGTCCTGCACAACAGACAGCAGCTGCTGTTGG AGTCCCGCCATCTGCGGTCGTCAGGGTCGTTGCTAGGCGACCAGTCCCAGCCAGAGATCACCGTCACGCAGCATCACAACTCCTCCGACTCGTCGTCTCTGGCTCCGCTGGTGGAGCAGGAGGGCGAGGCCTACCTGGAGAAGTCTGGCGGTGTGCGGCGCCACACGGTGGCCAACGTACACTCTGACGTCCGGCTGCTGTCAGCGTCGGGCAGGATGCATGCTGGGACGGAGAAGGACGACGGGGTGGGAGGGGAAGAGGGAGGTGTGGGGTTCTTGGTGGGAGGCGGGCCGATGAGTCCCAGGCCGTTCTCCAGCCAACCGGACATGATGGAGGCTCCGAGGGGAGGAGTTATATGCTAG
- the prr5l gene encoding proline-rich protein 5-like isoform X2, with product MMGSFRRPRPRFMSSPVLSDLARFHASSPSLQISNTRVWNSVQSAVIKVFQGGALQTNELYTLNESIRWLLKTEMGSFITDYFQNQLLTRGLSEVLDQVLVHSGDEQLAVLADMWDRFFTEILPTLQAIFYPVQGQELTVRQMALVAFRDLVLLKLHLEETLGAAASVPPPVTQMLLVLQSPAICGRQGRC from the exons ATGATGGGATCTTTCCGGCGTCCCAGGCCGCGCTTTATGAGTTCTCCGGTTCTGTCAGACCTGGCCCGGTTCCACGCCAGCTCACCTTCACTACAGATCTCCAACACCAGAGTGTGGAACAG CGTCCAATCAGCTGTCATCAAGGTGTTCCAGGGTGGAGCGCTGCAGACTAACGAGCTGTACACGCTTAACGAGAGCATCAG GTGGCTCCTTAAAACAGAGATGGGCTCCTTCATCACAGACTACTTCCAG aaccAGCTGCTGACTCGAGGTCTGTCTGAAGTTCTGGATCAGGTCCTCGTCCACTCTG GTGACGAGCAGCTCGCCGTCCTCGCCGACATGTGGGACAGATTCTTCACAGAGATCCTCCCCACGCTGCAGGCCATCTTTTACCCCGTCCAG gggcAGGAGCTCACGGTGAGGCAGATGGCTCTGGTGGCCTTCAGAGACCTGGTGCTGTTGAAGCTCCACCTGGAGGAGACTCTGGGTGCTGCAGCCTCCGTCCCTCCGCCTGTCACACAgatgctgctggtgctgcag AGTCCCGCCATCTGCGGTCGTCAGGGTCGTTGCTAG